From Nicotiana tabacum cultivar K326 chromosome 22, ASM71507v2, whole genome shotgun sequence, one genomic window encodes:
- the LOC107783758 gene encoding uncharacterized protein LOC107783758 precursor — MFLLLLCSIFAVLSTAESSIYEVLESHGLPRGLLPKGVKNFTLDNSGKFVVHLDQACNAKFENEFHYDRNVSGTISYGQIHALSGIEAQDLFLWFPVKDIRVDIPSSGLIYFNVGVVSKQFSLSSFETPRDCTVVQLMDLQDDMHIADAVSKVFSLSGLVLFYVDHFLLEFLLLILFGKIEDSNLATDVSPCNSGTWAKSQSEELRYKFDQGNIGRKAIL; from the coding sequence ATGTTTCTTCTTCTGTTATGTTCAATTTTTGCAGTATTATCAACTGCAGAATCATCAATATACGAAGTTCTTGAATCCCATGGATTGCCAAGGGGTTTACTTCCAAAGGGTGTGAAGAATTTCACATTAGACAATTCGGGGAAATTTGTGGTCCATTTGGATCAAGCTTGCAATGCCAAATTCGAGAATGAATTTCACTATGATAGGAATGTATCGGGTACAATAAGTTATGGACAGATCCATGCACTTTCAGGAATTGAGGCTCAAGATTTGTTTCTATGGTTTCCAGTGAAGGATATTCGGGTTGATATACCCAGTTCTGGATTGATTTACTTCAACGTTGGCGTTGTATCTAAGCAATTCTCTTTGTCTTCATTTGAGACTCCTAGGGATTGTACTGTTGTTCAACTCATGGATCTTCAGGATGACATGCACATAGCTGACGCTGTTTCTAAGGTCTTTTCTCTTTCTGGATTGGTTCTTTTCTATGTTGACCATTTTCTGCTCGAGTTTCTTTTGCTTATTTTGTTTGGAAAAATTGAAGACAGTAATTTGGCTACAGATGTAAGTCCCTGTAACTCAGGAACTTGGGCCAAG